The Haloplanus sp. CK5-1 genome contains a region encoding:
- a CDS encoding tRNA (N(6)-L-threonylcarbamoyladenosine(37)-C(2))-methylthiotransferase, with the protein MARYHIETYGCTANRGESRSIERRLRDGGHRPADGPAEADVAILNTCTVVEKTERNMLRRAEELEAEAGDLVVTGCMALAQGEEFADAGVDADVVHWEDVPAAAMNGECPTTTPDAEPILDGVIGILPIARGCMSDCSYCITKRATGRIDSPPVEENVEKARALVHAGAKEIRITGQDTGVYGWDRNQGESLLPDLLDRICDIDGDFRVRVGMANPKGVHGVRDELADVFADNEELYNFLHAPVQSGSDDVLADMRRQHEVDEFLEVVDTFDDRLDEWTLSTDFIVGFPTETDADHEMSMDLLREVRPEKINVTRFSKRPGTDAADMKGLGGTVKKERSKAMSALKREVVAEAHESMVGERREVLAVRPGTGDSVKCRDGAYRQVIVQDAESRGVDPGNRLDVEITAHETMYAFGRPI; encoded by the coding sequence ATGGCTCGCTACCACATCGAGACGTACGGGTGTACGGCCAACCGCGGCGAGAGCCGGTCGATCGAGCGCCGCCTGCGCGACGGCGGCCACCGCCCCGCCGACGGCCCGGCCGAGGCCGACGTGGCCATCCTCAACACCTGTACCGTCGTCGAGAAGACGGAGCGAAACATGCTCCGGCGGGCCGAGGAACTCGAAGCCGAGGCGGGCGACCTCGTCGTCACCGGCTGTATGGCGCTCGCACAGGGCGAGGAGTTCGCCGACGCGGGCGTCGACGCCGACGTGGTCCACTGGGAGGACGTGCCCGCGGCGGCGATGAACGGCGAGTGCCCCACCACCACGCCGGACGCCGAACCGATCCTCGACGGCGTGATCGGTATCCTCCCCATCGCCCGGGGCTGTATGAGCGACTGCTCGTACTGCATCACCAAGCGGGCGACCGGACGGATCGACTCCCCGCCGGTCGAGGAGAACGTCGAGAAGGCCCGCGCACTCGTCCACGCCGGGGCGAAGGAGATCCGCATCACCGGTCAGGACACCGGCGTCTACGGCTGGGACCGCAACCAAGGTGAGAGCCTCCTCCCCGACCTCCTCGACCGGATCTGCGACATCGACGGCGACTTCCGGGTCCGGGTCGGCATGGCCAACCCGAAGGGCGTCCACGGCGTCCGGGACGAACTCGCCGACGTGTTCGCCGACAACGAGGAGCTCTACAACTTCCTGCACGCCCCCGTCCAGTCCGGATCCGACGACGTACTGGCCGACATGCGCCGCCAACACGAGGTCGACGAGTTTCTGGAGGTCGTCGACACCTTCGACGACCGGCTCGACGAGTGGACGCTCTCGACGGACTTCATCGTCGGCTTCCCCACCGAGACCGACGCCGACCACGAGATGAGCATGGACCTCCTGCGGGAGGTGCGCCCCGAGAAGATCAACGTCACCCGCTTCTCGAAGCGGCCGGGCACCGACGCGGCCGACATGAAGGGACTGGGCGGGACGGTCAAGAAGGAGCGCTCGAAGGCGATGTCGGCGCTGAAACGCGAGGTGGTGGCCGAGGCCCACGAGTCGATGGTGGGCGAGCGTCGCGAAGTCCTGGCGGTTCGCCCGGGCACCGGCGACTCCGTGAAGTGTCGCGACGGCGCGTACCGGCAGGTGATCGTCCAAGATGCGGAGAGCCGTGGCGTCGACCCGGGGAATCGCCTCGACGTCGAGATCACCGCCCACGAGACGATGTACGCCTTCGGTCGGCCGATCTGA
- a CDS encoding PadR family transcriptional regulator, whose protein sequence is MAKWLRSGLRRDICVVVASEGSQTAQECKAALESRYDERLDPATFYGALEALTDAGHLDRTVEGLHDRCELTDAGERALADHYDWVRSSLSD, encoded by the coding sequence ATGGCCAAGTGGCTCCGGAGCGGTCTCAGGCGGGACATCTGCGTCGTCGTCGCGAGCGAGGGGTCGCAGACGGCACAGGAGTGCAAGGCTGCGCTCGAATCCCGCTACGACGAGCGACTCGACCCCGCGACCTTCTACGGCGCCTTAGAGGCGCTGACCGACGCCGGTCACCTCGACAGGACGGTCGAGGGACTCCACGACCGGTGCGAACTCACCGACGCGGGCGAACGGGCGCTCGCCGACCACTACGACTGGGTGCGGTCGTCGCTGTCCGATTAG
- the map gene encoding type II methionyl aminopeptidase gives MSVGPLDDETVEKYRRAGEALRTVLDEAAEMIEPGVTHLEVAEHAEERIYELADGPAFPVNISVDEEASHSTPGRDDDTEFDDGMVCLDVGVHVDGYIADAATTVDLSGTPELVEAAEEALDVAVDAVGPGVDTGTIGGEIEDVIRGYGYTPVLNLSGHGVEQWDAHTGPSVPNRGVDRGHELAVGDVIAIEPFATDGRGKVGEGSKEEIYGLERERSVRNRQARQVLEQVTEEYRTLPFAARWLDASRAEMALRRLKQNDVIHGYPVLKEEDGRLVSQAEHTLIVTEDGCEVTTT, from the coding sequence ATGAGCGTAGGACCCCTCGACGACGAGACCGTCGAGAAGTATCGCCGGGCGGGCGAGGCGCTGCGGACCGTCCTCGACGAGGCGGCCGAGATGATCGAACCGGGCGTCACCCACCTCGAGGTGGCGGAACACGCCGAGGAACGGATCTACGAACTGGCCGACGGCCCCGCGTTCCCGGTCAACATCAGCGTCGACGAGGAGGCCAGCCACTCGACGCCGGGCCGCGACGACGACACCGAGTTCGACGACGGCATGGTCTGTCTGGACGTCGGCGTCCACGTCGACGGCTACATCGCCGACGCCGCGACGACGGTCGACCTCTCGGGCACCCCGGAACTCGTCGAGGCCGCCGAGGAGGCCCTCGACGTGGCCGTCGACGCCGTCGGCCCCGGCGTCGACACCGGGACGATCGGCGGTGAGATCGAGGACGTGATTCGGGGCTATGGCTACACGCCCGTCCTCAACCTCTCCGGCCACGGCGTCGAGCAGTGGGACGCCCACACGGGGCCGAGCGTCCCCAACCGCGGCGTCGACCGGGGCCACGAACTCGCCGTCGGCGACGTGATCGCCATCGAACCGTTCGCCACCGACGGCCGCGGGAAGGTGGGCGAAGGGAGCAAAGAAGAGATTTACGGGCTCGAACGGGAGCGATCGGTCCGCAACCGGCAGGCCCGGCAGGTGCTCGAACAGGTGACCGAGGAGTACCGCACCCTTCCCTTCGCCGCCCGGTGGCTCGACGCTTCACGAGCGGAGATGGCGCTGCGCCGTCTCAAGCAAAACGACGTGATCCACGGCTACCCCGTGTTGAAAGAGGAGGACGGTCGGCTCGTCAGTCAGGCCGAACACACCCTCATCGTCACCGAGGACGGGTGTGAAGTGACGACGACCTAG
- a CDS encoding methyltransferase domain-containing protein: MASARRGCGVYGLELAGEDDAFAAREAACAATAVDVVAPGLATARGVDADRLRTLAYTHRMTHLVGRCEASVPAARAVVAAADLDRSGSVAVRARDVRSTAGIDTRRAERELGSALVDRGFAVDLDDPDHELRACFSADTCLVGWLAAESVRDYGDRRPTDRPFFQPGSMAPLDARALANLAGAAPGRTILDPMCGTGGTLIEAGLVGARPVGVDAQRKMVHGAGENLRTYLDGDYALLRGDATRLPLADGAVDGVVFDAPYGRQSKIARHDLADLVGGALAEARRLSPRAVVVGDRSWREAAHDAGWDVEATFERRVHRSLTRHVLLLA; encoded by the coding sequence ATGGCGTCGGCCCGCCGAGGATGCGGCGTGTACGGTCTCGAACTCGCCGGCGAGGACGACGCCTTCGCGGCCCGGGAGGCGGCGTGTGCGGCGACGGCCGTCGACGTAGTCGCTCCCGGTCTCGCGACCGCTCGCGGCGTCGACGCCGACCGTCTCCGGACGCTCGCGTACACTCATCGGATGACCCATCTGGTCGGGCGATGCGAGGCGAGCGTTCCGGCCGCCCGGGCGGTGGTCGCCGCGGCCGACCTCGACCGTTCCGGGAGTGTCGCCGTCCGCGCCCGCGACGTGCGCTCGACCGCCGGGATCGACACCCGGCGCGCCGAGCGGGAACTGGGGTCGGCGCTCGTCGACCGCGGGTTCGCCGTCGATCTCGACGACCCGGACCACGAGCTCCGTGCGTGCTTCTCGGCGGACACCTGTCTCGTCGGCTGGCTGGCCGCCGAGAGCGTCCGAGACTACGGCGACCGCCGACCGACCGACCGCCCCTTCTTCCAGCCGGGGAGCATGGCCCCTCTCGACGCCCGGGCACTCGCCAACCTCGCCGGCGCAGCCCCCGGGCGAACGATCCTCGACCCGATGTGCGGGACCGGGGGCACCCTGATCGAGGCGGGACTGGTCGGGGCTCGTCCCGTCGGCGTCGACGCCCAGCGAAAGATGGTCCACGGGGCCGGCGAGAACCTCCGAACCTATCTCGACGGCGACTACGCTCTCCTGCGTGGCGACGCGACGCGACTCCCCCTCGCCGACGGCGCGGTCGACGGCGTCGTCTTCGACGCCCCCTACGGCCGCCAGTCGAAGATAGCACGCCACGACCTGGCCGACCTCGTCGGCGGCGCGCTCGCGGAGGCCCGGCGACTCTCCCCGCGGGCCGTCGTCGTCGGTGACCGCTCGTGGCGCGAGGCCGCCCACGACGCGGGGTGGGACGTCGAGGCGACGTTCGAACGCCGGGTTCACCGGTCGCTCACGCGCCACGTCCTCCTGCTGGCGTAG
- the deoC gene encoding deoxyribose-phosphate aldolase, with protein MERHEFAARVDHTVLGPETTPADARRVVAEAEAYGTNACVPPCYVAEVADDADDAGVTTVTVIGFPHGQHAPEVKREEAVAAWQDGADELDVVVNVGRLKAGAGDAVADELAELVAAVPTPVKVIVEAPLLTDGEKRRAAEAAIEADADYLKTGTGFSGPATVADVELLAEYLPVKASGGIGTYAEARSMLAAGAERIGASAGVALVEGFDSA; from the coding sequence ATGGAGCGCCACGAGTTCGCTGCCCGCGTCGACCACACCGTCCTCGGACCGGAGACGACGCCGGCGGACGCACGTCGAGTCGTCGCCGAGGCGGAGGCGTACGGCACGAACGCCTGTGTCCCACCGTGTTACGTCGCCGAGGTCGCAGACGACGCCGACGATGCCGGGGTGACGACCGTGACCGTGATCGGCTTCCCCCACGGTCAGCACGCCCCCGAGGTGAAACGCGAGGAGGCGGTCGCCGCCTGGCAGGACGGCGCGGACGAACTCGACGTCGTGGTGAACGTCGGCCGGTTGAAAGCCGGTGCGGGCGACGCCGTCGCCGACGAACTGGCCGAACTCGTGGCGGCGGTGCCGACGCCGGTGAAGGTGATCGTCGAGGCGCCGCTGCTCACCGACGGGGAGAAACGCCGGGCGGCGGAGGCGGCCATCGAAGCCGACGCCGACTACCTCAAGACCGGAACCGGCTTTTCGGGACCGGCGACGGTCGCGGACGTGGAACTGCTCGCGGAGTACCTCCCCGTGAAGGCCAGCGGCGGGATCGGTACGTACGCCGAGGCACGGTCGATGCTCGCGGCCGGGGCCGAACGGATCGGCGCGTCCGCCGGCGTCGCCCTCGTCGAGGGGTTCGACTCGGCGTAG
- a CDS encoding DUF7473 family protein: protein MVPLQVESATPLAVAGTAALFALFLSVTAHLAARNVLGDVPVRNAFVVGPLPAAIAVVAAALELPSIPAVVVAVAVDATLVRFVYGLDRRLTAGVTVVHAVVSVILGSVIFSLYVLVLSAPG from the coding sequence ATGGTCCCGCTCCAAGTCGAGTCGGCGACACCCCTCGCCGTCGCTGGCACCGCCGCGCTGTTCGCGCTGTTCCTGTCGGTGACCGCCCACCTCGCCGCACGGAACGTCCTCGGCGACGTGCCGGTCCGGAACGCCTTCGTCGTCGGACCCCTCCCCGCGGCCATCGCCGTCGTCGCCGCGGCGCTCGAACTCCCCTCGATTCCCGCTGTCGTCGTCGCCGTCGCCGTCGACGCGACGCTCGTCCGCTTCGTCTACGGCCTCGACCGACGCCTGACCGCCGGGGTCACCGTCGTCCACGCCGTCGTCAGTGTCATCCTCGGGAGCGTCATCTTCAGCCTCTACGTCCTCGTCCTCTCGGCACCGGGCTAG
- a CDS encoding DUF63 family protein gives MAILPAGFALPPLPYLLALLVGLAAVGWLLVRRRPAVTERTVLALVPWIGLGSALHVLYVVEALPAAVRPLAGTPSVYLTVATVAGATWLAVDRGEAARTARRLGIVGGLAVLPAVAATLAVGADRGSLALAPVLGILVVAAVVTAATWVLVRRARPGVSVTGRVGLLAIAAHALDGVSTAVGVDLLGFGERTPLSRLVIEFAAGLPTAPLVGSGWLFVLVKLAVAGAVVVALAETVREAPTEGRLLLGFVAAVGLGPGVHNLLLFAVVG, from the coding sequence ATGGCAATCCTCCCTGCGGGATTCGCCCTGCCGCCGCTGCCCTACCTGCTGGCCCTTCTCGTGGGCCTCGCCGCCGTGGGTTGGCTCCTCGTCCGGCGACGCCCGGCGGTGACCGAGCGGACCGTCCTCGCGCTCGTCCCGTGGATCGGTCTCGGCTCCGCCCTGCACGTCCTCTACGTCGTCGAGGCGCTCCCGGCCGCGGTCCGCCCGCTGGCCGGAACGCCGTCCGTGTACCTCACCGTCGCCACCGTCGCGGGAGCGACGTGGCTCGCCGTCGACCGAGGCGAGGCCGCTCGGACCGCACGACGACTCGGGATCGTCGGCGGCCTCGCAGTCCTCCCCGCCGTCGCCGCGACCCTCGCCGTCGGCGCCGATAGGGGGTCGCTCGCGCTCGCTCCCGTCCTCGGCATCCTCGTCGTCGCGGCCGTCGTCACCGCGGCGACGTGGGTGCTGGTCCGGCGGGCCCGCCCCGGCGTCTCGGTCACGGGACGGGTCGGCCTCCTCGCTATCGCCGCCCACGCCCTCGATGGCGTCTCGACGGCCGTCGGCGTCGACCTCTTGGGGTTCGGCGAGCGGACGCCGCTCTCCCGACTGGTCATCGAGTTCGCGGCCGGACTCCCGACCGCCCCGCTCGTCGGGAGCGGCTGGCTGTTCGTCCTCGTGAAACTCGCCGTCGCCGGGGCCGTCGTCGTCGCCCTCGCGGAGACGGTGCGTGAAGCGCCGACCGAGGGCCGACTCCTTCTCGGGTTCGTCGCCGCCGTCGGACTCGGCCCCGGCGTCCACAACCTGCTGCTGTTCGCCGTCGTCGGGTGA
- a CDS encoding cation diffusion facilitator family transporter: MTEDRTGFLKASWVNVASNVLKIGVEGTLGVLSGSLALMADAAHSVADLLASAVVLVWGRIVYDDPDASHPHGHERFEPLSALFVGGVLVLLGLKLLYDSGNALLTGPEAEYSAILVAGLLFALVDRYACYWYTCLVNRELDSPGLRALAADSKNDIYTTLAAFVGVGGMALGYPILDPIAGGVVSLLVIYQGIDISRENLRYLSDSAPPDEERERIETAIRTHPEVRGVHDFVAYYSGHVIEVEFHAEIDGSHSLAEAHDIETELRERVREIEPVSDVHVHLDPSGLGEWKDAADRSSASTTAR, encoded by the coding sequence ATGACGGAGGACCGAACCGGGTTTCTCAAGGCGTCGTGGGTCAACGTCGCCTCGAACGTCCTCAAGATCGGCGTCGAGGGGACGCTCGGCGTCCTCTCGGGGAGTCTGGCGCTCATGGCCGACGCCGCCCACTCGGTCGCCGACCTGCTGGCGAGCGCGGTGGTCCTCGTCTGGGGTCGGATCGTCTACGACGACCCCGACGCCTCCCACCCCCACGGCCACGAGCGGTTCGAACCCCTCTCGGCGCTGTTCGTCGGCGGTGTCCTCGTCCTCCTCGGCCTGAAACTCCTCTACGACTCGGGGAACGCCCTGCTCACCGGCCCCGAGGCCGAGTACAGCGCCATCCTCGTCGCCGGCCTCCTGTTCGCGCTCGTCGACCGCTACGCCTGTTACTGGTACACCTGTCTCGTCAATCGCGAACTCGATTCGCCGGGGCTTCGCGCGCTGGCCGCCGACAGCAAGAACGACATCTACACCACCCTCGCTGCGTTCGTCGGCGTCGGCGGAATGGCGCTTGGCTACCCGATCCTCGACCCGATCGCCGGCGGGGTGGTGAGCCTGCTCGTCATCTACCAAGGGATCGACATCTCGCGGGAGAACCTGCGGTACCTCTCCGACAGCGCACCCCCCGACGAGGAGCGCGAGCGGATCGAGACGGCGATCCGAACCCACCCCGAGGTCCGCGGGGTCCACGACTTCGTGGCGTACTACTCCGGCCACGTGATCGAGGTGGAGTTCCACGCCGAAATCGACGGGAGCCACTCGCTGGCGGAGGCCCACGACATCGAGACGGAGCTCCGCGAGCGCGTCCGCGAGATCGAACCCGTCTCCGACGTGCACGTCCACCTCGACCCCTCCGGACTCGGCGAGTGGAAGGACGCCGCCGACCGCTCCTCGGCGTCGACGACGGCGCGCTAA
- a CDS encoding HIT domain-containing protein yields MEQLFAPWRIEWVTRDEDADDIEGCPFCVLPDRDADRESLIVARSDRAFVILNNYPYNPGHVMVVPHRHDGDYETLDDAELLDHARLKQRTFAAMREAFDPDGFNAGLNLGESAAGGSIDDHLHTHVVPRWTGDTNFMPVVADTTVIVEAVDETYDRLHEAFAARSGATTTGDDRAVAFSFGE; encoded by the coding sequence ATGGAGCAACTGTTCGCCCCGTGGCGGATCGAGTGGGTCACCCGCGACGAGGACGCGGACGACATCGAGGGCTGTCCGTTCTGCGTCCTGCCCGACCGCGACGCCGACCGGGAGAGTCTGATCGTCGCCCGGAGCGACCGCGCGTTCGTCATCCTGAACAACTACCCCTACAACCCCGGCCACGTCATGGTCGTCCCGCACCGTCACGACGGGGACTACGAGACACTCGACGACGCGGAACTCCTGGATCACGCCCGCCTCAAACAGCGGACGTTCGCGGCGATGCGCGAGGCGTTCGACCCCGACGGCTTCAACGCCGGCCTCAACCTCGGCGAGTCGGCGGCCGGGGGGTCGATCGACGACCACCTCCACACCCACGTCGTCCCACGGTGGACGGGTGACACCAACTTCATGCCCGTCGTCGCGGACACGACGGTGATCGTCGAGGCCGTCGACGAGACGTACGACCGCCTCCACGAGGCGTTCGCCGCCCGATCCGGGGCGACGACGACGGGCGACGACCGCGCGGTCGCGTTCTCGTTCGGGGAGTAG
- a CDS encoding TATA-box-binding protein, which translates to MTDPKGTINIENVVASTGIGQELDLQSVAMDLEGADYDPEQFPGLVYRTQDPKSAALIFRSGKIVCTGAKSTADVHESLHIVFDELRDLQIPVDDDPEITVQNIVTSADLGRNLNLNAIAIGLGLENIEYEPEQFPGLVYRLDEPDVVALLFGSGKLVITGGKQPEDAEEAVDVIITRLEELGLLG; encoded by the coding sequence ATGACGGATCCCAAGGGGACGATCAACATCGAGAACGTGGTGGCTTCCACCGGCATCGGGCAGGAACTCGACCTCCAGAGCGTCGCGATGGACCTGGAGGGAGCGGACTACGATCCCGAACAGTTCCCCGGACTCGTCTACCGGACCCAGGACCCCAAGTCCGCGGCGCTGATCTTCCGGTCGGGAAAGATCGTCTGCACCGGTGCGAAGTCGACCGCGGACGTCCACGAGAGCCTCCATATCGTCTTCGACGAACTCCGTGACCTGCAGATCCCCGTCGACGACGACCCGGAGATCACCGTCCAGAACATCGTCACAAGCGCGGATTTGGGTCGAAACCTCAACCTGAACGCCATCGCCATCGGCCTCGGACTGGAGAACATCGAGTACGAACCCGAACAGTTCCCCGGTCTCGTCTACCGCCTCGACGAGCCCGACGTGGTGGCGTTGCTCTTTGGCTCCGGCAAACTCGTCATCACGGGTGGGAAACAACCCGAGGACGCCGAGGAGGCCGTCGACGTCATCATCACCCGACTCGAAGAACTGGGTCTGCTCGGGTAG